Proteins encoded together in one Candidatus Neomarinimicrobiota bacterium window:
- a CDS encoding glycosyltransferase encodes MSSSSSSVSVLISVITPVFNRADEIPHLLESMAKQTVASDRFEMVIVDDESTDETINIIESIEPDLNFNFNLVKQENAGPGAARNRGMEEAKGELFIFIDSDCEADPRWLETILESFEGEGFGAFGGPDASKMGFTTLQRAIDFSMTSFLTTGGLRGHSIRPLAKFYPRSHNMGMTRSLYEKVGGFGSLRHGQDIELSNRIHASGAKVAYLPEAVVYHRRRSTLKRFFRQVFNWGVARINLGKIDSKMLEPLHYVPAVVTVVATIVTVGFLIDPIEYGSFFELGFGFLLFLAGAGAWKLKDVKIFFTLLAVIPIQVFGYGLGFLLTFVRRFIFRHGEWTGFRKKYY; translated from the coding sequence ATTTCCTCTTCATCCTCATCTGTAAGCGTGTTAATTAGCGTCATTACACCGGTATTTAACCGGGCCGATGAAATTCCTCACCTCCTTGAATCCATGGCAAAACAGACCGTGGCTTCAGATAGGTTCGAGATGGTGATTGTGGATGATGAATCAACGGATGAAACGATCAATATTATTGAATCTATAGAACCTGACTTAAACTTTAACTTTAATCTCGTGAAACAGGAGAATGCTGGCCCCGGTGCCGCTCGAAACCGGGGGATGGAAGAGGCAAAAGGGGAACTGTTTATTTTTATAGATTCGGATTGTGAAGCCGATCCCCGATGGCTGGAGACTATTCTTGAATCTTTTGAAGGAGAAGGTTTTGGTGCCTTTGGTGGTCCCGATGCCTCAAAAATGGGCTTCACCACACTTCAACGTGCCATTGATTTCAGCATGACATCATTTCTCACTACCGGCGGGCTTCGAGGGCACAGCATTCGTCCCTTGGCCAAATTCTACCCTAGGAGCCACAATATGGGGATGACCCGATCTCTCTATGAAAAGGTTGGAGGTTTTGGGTCTCTCCGGCACGGCCAGGATATAGAATTGAGCAACCGGATACACGCTAGCGGTGCGAAAGTGGCTTATTTACCGGAGGCTGTTGTCTATCATCGCCGTCGGAGCACTTTAAAGAGATTCTTCAGACAGGTTTTCAACTGGGGCGTGGCCCGGATCAATCTCGGTAAAATCGATTCCAAGATGCTGGAGCCGCTTCATTACGTACCGGCTGTGGTCACCGTTGTAGCAACTATCGTGACAGTCGGTTTCCTCATAGATCCTATTGAGTATGGTTCATTTTTCGAGCTTGGTTTCGGATTTCTTTTGTTTCTAGCCGGTGCCGGTGCGTGGAAGCTGAAAGATGTGAAAATATTTTTCACTCTTCTGGCAGTCATACCGATCCAGGTTTTTGGTTATGGTCTGGGGTTCCTCCTCACCTTTGTGCGCCGCTTCATTTTCCGGCATGGGGAATGGACGGGATTTCGCAAAAAGTATTACTAA
- a CDS encoding methyltransferase domain-containing protein, producing MVWGSSSPLCAASFSGMGNGRDFAKSITKRMEQSSQLPPHLTLLKREEGREIPRSTSEINDRSMRAYNEQYWYGENFLADYIGLADYVGKKILEVGPAEAGLLKFLNEQGANCTGMELSPLRFSHSELLLSDNSEIKLEKGDICNSDSYLETLTEKFDVIIIRDVIEHIEDKLAALRNMFDLLSNEGRLFISFPPRYCAYAGHQQTVKSIFGKIPYLHLLSNTFYSAYLRMLGHPETGIDYLMATKMTRVSVRKMERLFSEAGYKIEKRGLFFFRPAYRFRFHLPTLKNPLSWLFGFRELLTNGALYVLEKRTNN from the coding sequence ATGGTCTGGGGTTCCTCCTCACCTTTGTGCGCCGCTTCATTTTCCGGCATGGGGAATGGACGGGATTTCGCAAAAAGTATTACTAAGCGAATGGAACAGAGTTCGCAATTGCCTCCACATTTGACCCTTCTGAAGCGAGAGGAAGGGAGAGAAATTCCCCGATCGACGAGTGAAATCAATGATAGAAGTATGCGGGCATACAATGAACAATATTGGTACGGTGAAAATTTTCTCGCAGACTATATCGGTCTCGCAGACTATGTCGGAAAAAAAATTCTTGAAGTGGGCCCAGCCGAAGCAGGTTTGCTGAAATTCTTAAATGAGCAGGGCGCTAATTGCACTGGAATGGAGCTCTCTCCTCTTCGGTTTTCACACTCTGAACTTCTTCTCAGCGACAACTCGGAGATAAAGTTGGAAAAAGGTGATATCTGTAACTCTGATTCTTATCTGGAGACATTGACAGAAAAATTCGACGTCATTATCATTCGGGATGTCATTGAACATATTGAAGATAAGCTGGCAGCTCTCAGAAATATGTTTGATTTACTGTCAAATGAAGGGCGTCTTTTTATTTCGTTTCCGCCACGTTACTGCGCCTATGCTGGGCATCAACAAACAGTGAAAAGCATTTTCGGAAAAATCCCGTATTTACATCTGTTGTCGAACACGTTCTACTCAGCTTATCTCCGAATGTTAGGACACCCGGAGACAGGCATTGATTATCTAATGGCTACGAAGATGACAAGAGTTTCAGTACGTAAAATGGAGCGACTGTTTAGCGAAGCTGGCTATAAAATAGAAAAACGAGGCCTTTTTTTCTTCCGACCCGCATATCGTTTTCGATTTCATCTGCCGACCTTAAAAAATCCTCTTTCCTGGCTGTTTGGATTCAGGGAACTGCTGACAAACGGCGCACTCTACGTGCTCGAAAAAAGGACGAACAATTGA